In a genomic window of Dyadobacter fermentans DSM 18053:
- a CDS encoding nuclear transport factor 2 family protein, producing the protein MKRISHFLTLALLTSTIAANAYTPPSEETDARQDARQVVDKLFDGMRNGDSTAVRSVFTKQCTLTSISKNVADSTVTQKSTVDGFVKAVGTPHKDKWDERIYDVKVSIDGPMAVVWAPYKFYLGEKFSHCGVNVFNLIKTGAGWKINDITDTRRKEACP; encoded by the coding sequence ATGAAACGTATTAGCCATTTCCTGACACTTGCATTACTCACAAGCACAATCGCCGCAAATGCCTACACACCGCCATCCGAAGAAACGGATGCCCGGCAGGACGCCCGGCAAGTCGTCGACAAGCTCTTCGACGGCATGCGTAATGGCGATTCCACCGCCGTGCGCAGCGTATTTACGAAGCAATGCACATTAACTTCCATTTCCAAAAACGTGGCCGATTCCACGGTTACGCAAAAAAGCACGGTCGATGGGTTCGTGAAAGCCGTCGGCACGCCGCATAAGGACAAATGGGATGAACGCATTTACGACGTCAAGGTTTCCATCGACGGGCCGATGGCCGTCGTTTGGGCGCCGTATAAGTTTTACCTCGGCGAAAAGTTCTCGCATTGCGGCGTCAATGTATTCAACCTCATCAAAACCGGAGCAGGCTGGAAGATCAACGACATTACCGACACGCGTCGGAAAGAGGCCTGTCCATGA
- the ftsZ gene encoding cell division protein FtsZ produces the protein MNKSLLHALDQDYIVNEIVKDQPNGEGSGDPAIIKVIGVGGGGSNAVNYMFQKKIKDVEFAVCNTDRQALANSPVPVKIQLGATLTQGLGAGTDATKGKEAALETIEEIKGLLGGSTQMVFITAGMGGGTGTGAAPVIAQLAKEMGKLTVAVVTAPYTWEGLDKKEQALEGIEQLKEYSDTVLVVLNDKLEELYEDMTLTQAFAEADGILLNAVKSISEIITTNGNINTDFKDVEKVLKSAGQSVMGTSESTGAERAQKAIKEALDSPLLNDRDIRGAKRILVTLATSKKKEATMKEQREIWQYVLSQVGGEARMFKLGTITDDSLDDKLRVTIVAAGFDSIESPIPGIQLKGLKGKQEVHPVAVPEPVVEIPEPVAVEEEELVLTGELEENTPTGSIDIVLENEPVTRGFDPINISLTELEPQDEWTNEDALKMELMINSFKDGLVKFADLEGPAFRRSRVELWKRPAIPAQEMEQHWLK, from the coding sequence GGTAGCAATGCGGTGAACTACATGTTTCAGAAGAAAATCAAAGATGTAGAATTCGCGGTTTGTAACACGGACAGACAGGCTTTGGCTAACAGTCCGGTTCCGGTGAAGATCCAGCTGGGTGCAACTTTGACGCAGGGACTAGGGGCCGGTACTGATGCGACGAAAGGAAAAGAGGCTGCGCTGGAAACCATTGAGGAAATCAAAGGTCTTTTGGGCGGGTCAACACAAATGGTATTTATCACCGCAGGTATGGGTGGTGGAACAGGTACGGGAGCCGCGCCGGTGATTGCGCAGCTGGCCAAGGAAATGGGCAAGCTGACCGTGGCCGTGGTAACAGCGCCGTACACCTGGGAGGGATTGGACAAGAAGGAGCAGGCGCTCGAAGGCATTGAGCAGCTCAAAGAATACAGCGACACCGTTCTCGTGGTTTTGAACGACAAGCTGGAAGAGCTGTACGAGGATATGACCCTGACGCAGGCATTCGCTGAGGCCGACGGCATTCTCCTTAATGCAGTGAAAAGTATTTCCGAGATCATTACCACAAACGGTAATATCAATACTGACTTTAAGGATGTGGAGAAAGTGTTGAAAAGTGCCGGCCAATCGGTAATGGGAACGTCGGAATCTACTGGCGCGGAACGTGCGCAGAAGGCGATCAAGGAAGCACTCGACTCGCCGCTGCTCAACGACCGCGATATCCGCGGCGCAAAGCGCATTCTCGTGACATTGGCAACCAGCAAGAAGAAGGAAGCCACGATGAAAGAGCAGCGTGAGATCTGGCAATATGTGCTTTCACAGGTTGGCGGCGAAGCGAGGATGTTCAAGCTCGGTACGATCACCGACGATTCACTGGACGACAAACTGCGCGTTACCATCGTAGCTGCGGGTTTTGACAGCATCGAGTCGCCGATCCCCGGCATTCAGCTCAAAGGTTTGAAAGGCAAGCAAGAAGTACATCCGGTTGCGGTGCCTGAGCCGGTGGTAGAAATCCCCGAGCCAGTGGCGGTGGAAGAGGAGGAACTGGTGCTCACCGGCGAACTCGAAGAAAATACCCCGACGGGCTCAATCGACATTGTACTCGAAAACGAACCCGTAACCCGCGGTTTCGACCCGATCAATATTTCGCTCACGGAACTGGAACCGCAGGACGAGTGGACGAACGAGGACGCATTGAAAATGGAACTGATGATCAACTCGTTCAAGGATGGTCTTGTGAAGTTTGCCGATCTCGAAGGTCCCGCCTTCCGCAGAAGCCGGGTAGAGCTCTGGAAGCGGCCAGCCATTCCGGCGCAGGAAATGGAACAGCATTGGTTGAAATGA
- a CDS encoding c-type cytochrome — translation MDAKFCSFFNYSKSFVAILLAILLSVPTLVSAQDSTAAAGAAAAPAGGGDAAKGESIFKNNCAQCHAPTEERVVGPGLKGVSSRHDFAWLAKWVRNSQAMVASGDPYAVKIYNEYSKAQMTSFPNLSDDDIKAIFAYVDQASAAPAAAAGGAAPAGGAAAADAKGGAPSDLFVIVLVALVVVMVLVLGVLLVIVSLLSKAVKGGVAETEAAAGEGFGGLLKRIAVDPAIRSATLWIFVLLVLKSTLDGAFNVGVQQGYAPKQPISFSHKLHAGEYKIDCNYCHTGVNRGKSAHIPSANICMNCHGVIKKESPEIQKIYTSIENNQPIEWVRVHNLPDLAYFNHAQHVNVGGLECQNCHGEVEKMEVIQQRSSLTMGWCIDCHRKTEVNTKDNQYYDKLVQLHASESKEALKVADIGGLECSKCHY, via the coding sequence ATGGACGCTAAGTTTTGTTCCTTCTTTAATTACTCAAAATCCTTTGTAGCTATCCTCTTAGCTATCTTATTAAGCGTACCTACACTCGTATCTGCGCAGGATAGCACGGCGGCCGCCGGAGCTGCTGCGGCACCTGCCGGTGGTGGCGATGCTGCAAAAGGTGAATCGATCTTCAAAAACAACTGCGCCCAGTGCCACGCCCCTACCGAAGAGCGCGTGGTAGGTCCTGGTTTGAAAGGGGTTAGCTCCCGTCACGATTTCGCCTGGCTTGCAAAATGGGTACGTAACTCTCAGGCAATGGTCGCATCGGGTGATCCTTATGCGGTAAAAATTTACAACGAATATTCGAAAGCTCAAATGACGAGCTTTCCGAACCTTTCGGATGACGACATCAAGGCGATCTTCGCTTATGTAGACCAGGCGTCTGCTGCTCCTGCCGCTGCTGCGGGTGGTGCTGCTCCTGCCGGCGGTGCTGCTGCGGCTGATGCCAAAGGCGGTGCTCCTTCCGATCTGTTTGTGATTGTGCTGGTTGCATTGGTAGTAGTAATGGTACTGGTGCTCGGCGTGTTGCTGGTAATCGTATCTCTCCTGTCGAAAGCCGTTAAAGGCGGAGTCGCTGAAACGGAGGCTGCTGCCGGTGAAGGTTTCGGAGGTTTGCTGAAAAGAATCGCCGTTGATCCTGCCATCCGCTCCGCGACGCTCTGGATCTTTGTTCTCCTTGTTTTGAAGTCCACTTTGGACGGAGCGTTTAATGTAGGCGTTCAGCAAGGATACGCTCCAAAACAGCCTATTTCATTCTCTCACAAATTGCACGCAGGCGAATATAAAATCGACTGTAATTACTGCCACACCGGCGTTAACCGCGGTAAGTCGGCGCACATCCCTTCTGCTAACATCTGTATGAACTGCCACGGTGTTATCAAAAAGGAATCTCCTGAAATTCAAAAGATTTATACTTCTATCGAGAACAACCAGCCTATCGAATGGGTGCGCGTTCACAACCTGCCTGACCTGGCTTACTTCAACCACGCACAGCACGTAAATGTGGGTGGCCTGGAATGCCAGAACTGCCACGGCGAGGTGGAGAAAATGGAAGTAATACAGCAACGTTCGTCACTGACGATGGGATGGTGTATTGATTGTCACCGTAAAACTGAGGTAAATACTAAAGACAATCAGTACTACGATAAGCTGGTACAGTTGCACGCTTCCGAAAGCAAAGAGGCTTTGAAAGTAGCGGATATTGGTGGTCTGGAATGTTCTAAGTGCCACTACTAA
- the smpB gene encoding SsrA-binding protein SmpB, translated as MSEKIVKKVDIKNRRASFEYFFLEEFTTGMVLTGTEIKSIRQGKVNFQDAYCLFMDGELFIRSLHISPYTEGTHYNHEPMRDRKLLITKRERKKLIEGLKDVGLTIIPVRLFTSERGLAKLHIALAKGKKLYDKRDSIKERDVKRENDRAGY; from the coding sequence ATGTCGGAAAAAATAGTTAAAAAAGTAGATATAAAGAACAGACGGGCCTCATTCGAATACTTCTTCCTGGAAGAGTTCACGACCGGTATGGTGCTTACAGGCACTGAAATCAAGTCGATCCGGCAGGGTAAGGTCAATTTCCAGGATGCTTACTGCCTGTTTATGGATGGCGAGCTCTTCATCCGCAGCCTGCACATCTCGCCTTATACGGAAGGCACGCATTACAACCACGAGCCGATGCGCGACCGCAAGTTGCTCATTACCAAACGTGAACGTAAGAAACTGATCGAAGGTTTGAAGGATGTAGGCCTTACGATTATACCTGTCCGGTTGTTTACCAGCGAGCGCGGCCTGGCCAAGCTGCACATTGCATTGGCAAAAGGTAAAAAGCTTTACGACAAGCGCGACAGCATCAAGGAGCGCGACGTGAAGCGCGAGAACGATCGGGCAGGCTACTGA
- the accD gene encoding acetyl-CoA carboxylase, carboxyltransferase subunit beta gives MSWFIRKEKGINTPTEMKREAPDGLWYQCPNCKKITPTREHKQNAFTCPHCNYHEKVGSDVYFNLLFDDNEFIELDENLVSGDPLGFVDTKAYPDRIKSTMKKTGLKDAVRTGHGKMNGLDLVIACMDFSFIGGSMGSVVGEKIARAISYSLEKKIPFLMISKSGGARMMEAGFSLMQMAKTSARLAQLSEAKVPYISLLTDPTTGGVTASYAMLGDFNISEPEALIGFAGPRVIRETIGKDLPKGFQSAEFVLEHGFLDFIVDRKDLKDKLTSLLNMLK, from the coding sequence ATGTCCTGGTTTATTCGCAAAGAAAAAGGTATCAATACACCGACTGAAATGAAGCGCGAAGCGCCGGACGGTTTGTGGTATCAATGTCCCAATTGCAAAAAAATCACTCCTACCAGGGAACATAAGCAGAATGCTTTCACCTGTCCGCATTGTAATTACCACGAAAAAGTGGGCTCGGATGTGTATTTCAACCTGCTTTTCGACGACAACGAGTTCATCGAGCTCGACGAGAACCTCGTTTCCGGCGACCCGCTCGGTTTTGTAGACACGAAGGCTTATCCCGACCGGATTAAGTCGACGATGAAGAAAACCGGCTTGAAAGATGCGGTACGCACCGGCCATGGTAAAATGAACGGCCTGGACCTCGTGATCGCCTGTATGGATTTCAGTTTCATCGGCGGATCGATGGGTTCTGTGGTGGGAGAAAAAATTGCCCGCGCGATTTCCTATTCGCTCGAAAAGAAGATTCCTTTCCTGATGATTTCGAAGTCGGGAGGAGCGCGGATGATGGAAGCAGGGTTTTCGCTGATGCAGATGGCTAAGACCTCGGCACGCCTGGCGCAATTATCCGAGGCCAAAGTACCCTATATTTCACTGCTAACCGACCCTACAACAGGCGGTGTTACAGCATCTTACGCCATGCTGGGCGACTTTAACATTTCGGAGCCTGAAGCTTTGATCGGTTTCGCCGGGCCGCGCGTGATCCGGGAAACGATTGGTAAGGACCTGCCGAAAGGCTTCCAGAGTGCAGAATTCGTACTCGAACACGGCTTTCTGGATTTCATCGTCGATCGCAAGGATTTGAAAGATAAATTGACAAGCCTGCTGAATATGCTTAAATAG
- a CDS encoding NADPH-dependent FMN reductase: protein MSRKIADYYQGILRQLGSESIILDLVNLPDDFTVSALYANTGKNEAFNNLKSLLEQTDKFVFIVPEYNGSYPGVLKAFIDGLPYPNSFSNKKAALVGLSSNMQGATIALSHLNDVFSYLGMNTLAMRVKLGQIRAHYSDNVISNALYKELLEIQAGQIIHF, encoded by the coding sequence ATGTCCCGGAAAATTGCCGATTATTACCAGGGCATTCTCCGGCAGCTCGGCTCGGAGAGCATTATTCTGGATCTGGTAAACCTCCCTGACGATTTCACGGTTTCCGCATTATATGCCAATACCGGCAAGAACGAGGCATTCAACAACCTGAAATCGCTGCTGGAACAAACCGATAAATTCGTTTTCATCGTACCTGAATACAACGGCTCCTATCCCGGCGTGCTCAAAGCGTTCATCGACGGCCTGCCTTATCCCAACAGTTTTTCCAACAAAAAAGCCGCATTGGTAGGGCTATCGTCCAACATGCAGGGCGCTACGATCGCATTGAGCCATTTGAACGACGTTTTCAGCTACCTGGGCATGAACACGCTCGCCATGCGCGTGAAGCTCGGCCAGATCCGTGCCCATTACAGTGATAATGTGATTTCCAATGCATTATATAAAGAACTGCTGGAAATTCAAGCCGGCCAGATCATTCACTTTTAA
- a CDS encoding HNH endonuclease — MGKVLVLNQDYSALSVCTVPKAFLLVYMKKAEMLAESQQEHLRTVNDRFPMPVVIRLHRYIHIPYRGVVMTRQNLFKRDGNRCQYCGTHDNLTLDHVMPKSRGGKTTWDNLATACKRCNSRKGDHTPEEVDMPLKQRPFRPSFLMFIRDFSGMADDEWLPYLGSKERHC, encoded by the coding sequence ATGGGTAAAGTACTGGTTCTGAATCAAGATTATAGCGCACTAAGTGTTTGCACAGTTCCGAAAGCGTTTCTGCTGGTTTATATGAAAAAAGCGGAAATGCTCGCAGAGTCTCAGCAGGAGCATCTCAGGACTGTCAACGACAGGTTTCCCATGCCCGTCGTGATACGCCTGCATCGCTACATACATATACCATACAGGGGCGTAGTCATGACCAGGCAAAACCTCTTCAAGCGGGACGGCAACAGGTGCCAGTACTGCGGAACCCACGATAATCTGACGCTGGACCATGTGATGCCAAAAAGTAGGGGAGGAAAGACCACCTGGGACAATTTGGCCACCGCCTGTAAAAGATGCAACTCCCGCAAAGGAGACCATACGCCGGAAGAGGTTGACATGCCGTTAAAGCAGCGACCGTTCCGGCCTTCTTTTTTAATGTTCATCCGGGATTTTTCGGGCATGGCCGACGATGAGTGGCTGCCGTATCTTGGGTCGAAGGAACGGCACTGTTAA
- the rpsA gene encoding 30S ribosomal protein S1: MSKEKQNQPLPEFDWDKASDKGFGTAYSSADRTRLEQMYETTLSPVSEKEVVKGVVVGITDREVILNIGFKSDGIVSSNEFRDLPGLKIGDEVEVYVENQEDAQGQLVLSRKKAKVITAWDNIQKSFDEDVVIDANVKRRTKGGLIVDIFGIEAFLPGSQIDVKPIRDFDVFVGKRMEVKVVKINYANDNVVVSHKILIEKDLEAQRQQILNNLEKGQVLEGVIKNMTNFGVFIDLGGVDGLLHITDISWGRINHPSDLLSLDQKLNVVVLDFDEEKKRISLGLKQLQSHPWDSLDESIQVGSKVTGRIVNVADYGAFLEIKPGVEGLIHVSEMSWSQHLRNPQEFMNVNDEISAVVLTLDRQERKMSLGIKQLTEDPWTQGSLKEKYAIGTRHKGVVRNLTNFGLFIELEEGIDGLVHVSDLSWTKKIKHPSDFVKVNDELEVVVLELDADNRRLALGHKQLEENPWDTFESIFEVGSVHKSTIVAKGDKFATLELPYGIEGVASIKNLAKEDGTFAEVGESLDFTVLEFLKDEKKIVLTHSKVKGVPAEERKEAKAAKAPAAESVNKEVEKSTFGDLSVLSALKEQFEESEKKGKK; the protein is encoded by the coding sequence ATGTCTAAGGAAAAACAAAATCAACCGCTTCCCGAATTCGATTGGGACAAAGCATCAGACAAAGGTTTCGGAACCGCTTATTCATCTGCCGACCGTACCCGTCTGGAACAAATGTATGAAACTACCCTTTCTCCGGTTTCGGAAAAAGAAGTGGTTAAAGGTGTTGTAGTAGGTATTACAGACCGCGAGGTGATCCTGAACATCGGTTTCAAATCTGATGGTATCGTTTCATCCAATGAATTCCGCGACCTGCCAGGTTTGAAAATCGGCGACGAAGTGGAAGTTTATGTAGAGAACCAGGAAGACGCACAAGGTCAGCTGGTACTTTCACGCAAAAAAGCGAAAGTTATCACTGCATGGGATAATATCCAGAAATCATTCGACGAGGATGTTGTGATCGATGCAAATGTGAAGAGAAGAACCAAAGGTGGTTTGATCGTTGATATTTTCGGCATTGAAGCATTCTTGCCAGGTTCACAGATCGATGTGAAGCCTATCCGCGATTTCGACGTTTTCGTTGGAAAGCGCATGGAAGTAAAAGTTGTGAAAATCAACTACGCGAACGATAACGTAGTAGTATCTCACAAAATCCTGATCGAAAAAGATCTTGAAGCACAACGTCAGCAGATCCTGAACAACCTTGAAAAAGGTCAGGTACTGGAAGGCGTGATCAAAAACATGACCAACTTCGGTGTGTTCATCGACTTGGGTGGTGTGGATGGTCTGTTGCACATTACTGATATCTCTTGGGGCCGTATCAACCACCCATCTGACCTCCTTTCACTGGATCAGAAACTGAACGTGGTTGTGCTCGACTTCGACGAAGAGAAAAAACGCATTTCTTTGGGTCTGAAACAACTTCAGTCACACCCATGGGATTCTCTGGACGAGTCAATCCAGGTTGGATCGAAAGTTACAGGTCGCATCGTGAACGTTGCTGACTACGGCGCTTTCTTGGAAATCAAACCAGGTGTTGAAGGTCTGATCCACGTTTCTGAAATGTCATGGTCTCAGCACCTGCGCAATCCACAGGAGTTCATGAACGTGAACGACGAGATCAGTGCGGTTGTATTGACGCTTGACCGTCAGGAGCGCAAAATGTCCCTCGGCATTAAGCAGCTTACCGAAGATCCTTGGACTCAAGGTTCATTGAAAGAGAAATATGCGATCGGTACCCGTCACAAAGGTGTTGTTCGTAACCTGACCAACTTCGGTCTCTTCATCGAGCTTGAAGAAGGTATCGACGGTCTGGTACACGTTTCTGACCTTTCATGGACTAAGAAAATCAAGCATCCTTCCGACTTCGTGAAAGTAAACGACGAGCTGGAAGTAGTTGTACTCGAACTGGACGCGGACAACCGTCGTCTTGCTTTGGGCCACAAGCAGCTTGAAGAAAACCCATGGGATACTTTCGAAAGCATTTTCGAAGTAGGTTCAGTTCACAAATCGACTATCGTTGCGAAAGGTGACAAGTTTGCCACACTCGAACTTCCTTACGGAATCGAAGGTGTTGCTTCGATCAAAAACCTGGCGAAAGAAGACGGAACATTTGCTGAGGTAGGTGAAAGCCTTGACTTCACTGTTCTTGAATTCCTGAAAGACGAGAAGAAGATCGTTCTGACTCACTCTAAAGTTAAAGGTGTTCCTGCTGAGGAAAGAAAAGAAGCAAAAGCTGCCAAAGCTCCTGCTGCTGAATCAGTGAACAAAGAAGTTGAGAAATCAACTTTCGGAGACCTTAGCGTTCTGTCTGCTTTGAAAGAGCAGTTCGAAGAGAGCGAGAAGAAAGGAAAAAAGTAA